Proteins encoded together in one Penaeus vannamei isolate JL-2024 chromosome 9, ASM4276789v1, whole genome shotgun sequence window:
- the LOC113806123 gene encoding solute carrier family 22 member 6, producing MAGSDHLDEVLAEVGYGRWQVPIVVLSLAIHAMTPVHQLGSTLLSSPVDFRCLRPDASPALAANDSEGSGYQTDLPAVDLAEFPSLCLDPANLSAALRPANATVSKVSLTRLSTGIPSCPEVEYDSSVFTSTIITEWHLICERTSWRTLFPMMYPIGSLLGSVAGGYFSDRIGRKLTSRIGVLLAVPACLGITVVPWFSVMLAMKMLAGFAVIFLFYPCYSLAAETAPPRYRGITLMLLSVAFFVVMTSFGALGYVVTAWRVLWLVCNIPLLLAMPMTMLIDESPRWLIQKGLGADAAAVLEKAAQKNGVQLSDGTNSYLEKLKLLSPSSGAAATGEGCQCSWGSTALSYLRSPAMCLILLVTPVLWLFQRIVYLGIVLSANNFTSNSPFEYVIISGGLGGITVLLATPVMERLSRKTIIVGAFLTSTVMLLCDLAVPAEHWWLKWILVLGAFCLSVGGFQVNYVFTAELMPTVIRTRGFTLCNLVGSVGEAIVPVVTEVASRYAWWASGVCFGAAGIMASLLVTLLPETKDGSLPETIADVEERHNNIKNKDTDKDTKKEKGFV from the exons ATGGCGGGCAGTGACCATCTGGATGAGGTGCTGGCGGAGGTGGGCTACGGCAGGTGGCAGGTGCCCATCGTGGTGCTCAGCCTGGCAA TCCACGCCATGACGCCCGTGCACCAGTTGGGGTCCACGCTGCTGAGCTCGCCCGTGGACTTCCGTTGCCTTCGCCCCGacgcctcgcccgccctcgccgccaACGACAG CGAGGGGAGCGGGTACCAGACGGATCTGCCTGCCGTCGACCTGGCCGAGTTCCCAAGCCTCTGCCTCGACCCTGCCAACCTCTCCGCCGCCCTCCGGCCTGCCAACGCGACCGTCAGCAAAGTCAGCCTCACCCGACTCTCCACTGGCATCCCGTCCTGTCCGGAGGTTGAATACGACAGCTCCGTTTTCACCTCAACTATAATTACAGAG TGGCACCTAATCTGCGAGAGGACATCTTGGAGGACGCTGTTCCCGATGATGTACCCAATCGGGTCTCTGCTCGGGAGCGTCGCCGGGGGCTACTTCAGCGACAG GATCGGCCGGAAATTAACATCCAGGATCGGCGTCCTGCTGGCCGTGCCCGCGTGCCTCGGGATCACTGTGGTGCCCTGGTTCAGCGTCATGTTGGCCATGAAGATGCTGGCGGGATTCGCGGTGATCTTCCTGTTCTATCCGTGCTACAGCCTCG CCGCCGAGACGGCGCCGCCACGTTACAGGGGCATCACCTTGATGCTCCTCTCCGTGGCCTTCTTCGTGGTCATGACGTCCTTCGGGGCGCTCGGCTACGTGGTGACGGCGTGGAGGGTCCTCTGGCTCGTCTGCAACATCCCTCTCCTGCTCGCGATGCCCATGACCAT GCTGATCGACGAGTCTCCCCGCTGGCTGATCCAGAAGGGCCTCGGGGCAGACGCGGCCGCTGTGTTAGAAAAAGCAGCTCAGAAGAATGGCGTCCAGCTCTCAGACGGAACCAACTCGTACCTGGAGAAGCTCAAACTG CTGAGCCCGAGTTCCGGAGCAGCGGCCACAGGGGAAGGATGCCAGTGCTCGTGGGGTTCGACTGCTTTGTCTTACCTCCGGTCGCCTGCCATGTGCCTCATCCTTCTAGTTACGCCCGTGCTCTGGCTCTTCCAGAGGATTGTGTACCTGGGCATCGTCCTGAGCGCCAACAACTTCACCAG caACAGCCCCTTCGAGTACGTGATCATCTCGGGAGGACTCGGCGGCATAACTGTGCTCCTGGCGACGCCCGTCATGGAAAGGCTCAGCAGGAAGACCATCATCGTCGGGGCCTTCCTCACCAGCACCGTCATGCTGCTCTGCGACTTGGCTGTGCCCGCAG AGCACTGGTGGCTCAAGTGGATTCTCGTCCTGGGCGCCTTCTGCCTCTCCGTCGGGGGCTTCCAG GTTAACTACGTGTTCACCGCCGAGCTGATGCCGACGGTGATTCGGACTCGCGGCTTCACCCTCTGCAACCTCGTCGGCAGCGTCGGGGAGGCGATCGTCCCTGTGGTGACGGAGGTGGCG agCCGCTACGCCTGGTGGGCCTCCGGCGTGTGCTTCGGGGCAGCGGGCATCATGGCAAGCCTCCTGGTGACCTTGCTTCCCGAGACGAAGGACGGGTCACTCCCGGAGACCATCGCGGACGTGGAGGAGAGACACAACAACATCaagaacaaagacacagacaaggacacgaagaaagaaaagggttttgtatga